Proteins from a genomic interval of Symmachiella macrocystis:
- the aroB gene encoding 3-dehydroquinate synthase: MNPKTDSQTVRVELGPRSYDIDIASDQLAACARSVERWAQDRDVSARQAFIVTDANVHKPHAAAVMRSLQDAAWETHLAKVSAGETSKSLTAVAGLYDQLVDIQAGRQTLVIAVGGGVVGDLAGFVAATYTRGVPFVQVPTTLLAQVDSSVGGKVGINHAQGKNLIGAFHQPLGVFIDTSLLDTLPERDYRSGLAEVIKYGVILDEEFFAYLEQNVEGLNQRAPDVLRHVIARSCELKAQVVAADEYERTGLRAVLNYGHTFAHAYEALCGYGELTHGEAVAIGMVDAAQLAEQRGQVDGSLAQRQIALTEAVGLPRQLPEGCELKQDDVIARMKLDKKTVAGQLRFVLPTRLGHVEVFTDVDEADVRRVLSSS, translated from the coding sequence GTGAACCCCAAGACCGACTCACAGACCGTTCGCGTTGAACTCGGGCCGCGCAGTTACGATATCGACATCGCCAGCGATCAGTTGGCAGCCTGCGCGCGCTCCGTGGAACGCTGGGCGCAGGACCGTGATGTTTCTGCCCGTCAGGCGTTCATTGTCACCGATGCCAACGTCCACAAGCCGCACGCCGCCGCTGTGATGCGGAGTCTGCAGGATGCCGCTTGGGAGACGCATCTCGCTAAGGTCTCGGCGGGAGAGACTTCCAAGTCGTTGACCGCGGTTGCGGGGTTATACGATCAACTCGTCGACATCCAAGCCGGGCGGCAGACGTTGGTGATTGCCGTGGGCGGCGGAGTCGTCGGCGACTTGGCCGGATTTGTTGCCGCCACCTATACCCGGGGCGTGCCGTTTGTGCAGGTTCCGACCACGCTGTTGGCGCAGGTCGATAGTTCCGTGGGCGGCAAGGTCGGTATCAATCATGCACAGGGCAAAAACCTGATTGGCGCGTTTCATCAACCGCTGGGTGTATTCATCGATACGTCGCTGCTCGATACGCTGCCCGAACGGGATTATCGCAGTGGCTTGGCGGAGGTCATCAAATACGGCGTGATTCTCGACGAGGAGTTTTTCGCCTATTTGGAGCAAAACGTCGAGGGGTTGAATCAACGGGCGCCCGACGTCTTGCGGCACGTGATTGCCCGCAGCTGTGAACTCAAAGCCCAGGTGGTCGCCGCCGATGAATACGAGCGGACCGGTCTTCGCGCGGTGCTCAACTACGGTCATACCTTCGCGCATGCCTACGAGGCGCTGTGCGGATACGGGGAATTGACTCACGGCGAAGCGGTGGCGATCGGCATGGTCGATGCCGCCCAATTGGCCGAGCAACGCGGTCAAGTCGACGGATCGTTGGCCCAACGGCAGATCGCGCTCACCGAAGCGGTCGGACTGCCGAGACAGCTTCCCGAGGGCTGTGAGTTGAAACAGGACGACGTGATCGCGCGGATGAAACTCGATAAAAAAACCGTGGCCGGGCAATTGCGGTTTGTGCTGCCCACGCGATTGGGGCATGTCGAGGTCTTCACCGATGTCGACGAAGCAGACGTGCGCCGCGTGCTTTCCTCATCATGA
- a CDS encoding Ldh family oxidoreductase encodes MAEKPQTCTFSHEYLEDFTAKVFVQFGIPQADAQQAALVLSASDLRGIESHGVARLLAYVELLKEGLINPRPNLKILRETPSTAAIDADNGLGLVIGPRANEIAMEKAEAVGSGWVTVSHTNHFGIAGYYPLQALERDLIGWAMTNSSRMVAPLWGAERMLGTNPIAIAFPGDEEPPIVIDLATSAVAFGKIEMADRKQQELPLGWAIDETGVETTSPAAMMEGGALLPVGSNRDRGGHKGYCLSAMVDILTGVLGGANWGPFAPQFVMRHRVAERERTVGKGLGHFFGAMQIAGFMDPAEFKTRIDDWIRTFRATKPAPGSDGVLIPGDPERAAEAERREQGIPLVLPVVEDLRKVARISGVPFEAE; translated from the coding sequence ATGGCAGAAAAACCTCAAACGTGCACGTTTTCGCACGAGTACCTCGAAGACTTTACCGCGAAGGTTTTCGTGCAGTTCGGCATCCCACAGGCCGATGCGCAGCAGGCGGCGCTGGTGCTGTCGGCGAGTGATTTGCGGGGGATTGAGTCGCATGGCGTGGCGCGGCTGTTGGCCTATGTCGAACTGCTCAAAGAGGGTTTGATCAATCCGCGGCCGAATTTGAAGATCCTCCGCGAGACCCCCAGCACCGCTGCCATCGATGCCGACAACGGTTTGGGACTGGTGATTGGGCCGCGGGCGAATGAAATTGCCATGGAAAAAGCCGAAGCGGTTGGCAGTGGCTGGGTGACGGTCAGCCACACCAATCATTTTGGCATCGCCGGTTATTATCCGCTGCAGGCGCTTGAGCGGGATTTGATCGGCTGGGCGATGACCAATAGCTCGCGGATGGTTGCCCCGTTGTGGGGAGCGGAGCGGATGTTGGGGACCAACCCGATCGCGATTGCGTTTCCCGGCGACGAAGAACCACCGATTGTCATTGATCTGGCCACCAGTGCCGTCGCCTTCGGAAAAATCGAAATGGCTGACCGCAAGCAACAGGAATTGCCGCTCGGTTGGGCGATCGACGAAACAGGAGTGGAGACCACGTCCCCGGCGGCGATGATGGAGGGCGGGGCATTGTTGCCGGTGGGTTCGAACCGAGATCGGGGCGGACACAAAGGGTATTGCCTGTCGGCGATGGTCGACATTCTGACCGGCGTGTTGGGAGGCGCGAATTGGGGGCCATTTGCGCCGCAATTTGTGATGCGGCACCGAGTCGCTGAGCGGGAGCGGACCGTCGGCAAGGGGCTGGGGCATTTCTTTGGGGCGATGCAGATTGCCGGGTTCATGGATCCGGCCGAGTTCAAAACGCGGATCGATGATTGGATTCGCACCTTTCGAGCGACCAAACCGGCGCCCGGCAGCGACGGCGTGTTGATACCCGGCGACCCGGAGCGCGCAGCAGAGGCAGAACGGAGGGAACAAGGCATCCCGTTGGTCTTGCCCGTTGTTGAGGACTTACGCAAAGTTGCACGGATTTCCGGCGTCCCGTTTGAAGCCGAGTGA
- the nqrF gene encoding NADH:ubiquinone reductase (Na(+)-transporting) subunit F — protein sequence MTILYGVGMFTAIVLALVLIILIARKGLVASGNVDIVVNNERTLSVPAGGKLLNVLADSKIFVSSACGGGGTCAQCKVHIESGGGDILKTEESHITKREAAEGCRLSCQVAVKRDMKIEVPTEVFGVKQWRCKVRSNENVATFIKELVLELPEGEDVGFRAGGYIQIECPPHHLKYSEFDVEEEYRPDWDKFNLWRFESSVDETVTRAYSMANYPEEKGIIMLNVRVASPPPRAPEGTPPGKMSSYIFNLKPGDEVTISGPFGEFFAKETDAEMVFIGGGAGMAPMRSHLFDLFKRVHTKRKVSFWYGARSLREMFYVEDFDMLARENDNFEWHAALSEPLPEDNWTGYTGFIHQVLYENYLKDHPAPEDCEYYICGPPMMNAAIFKLLDDLGVEKENILYDDFGG from the coding sequence ATGACAATTCTCTACGGCGTCGGCATGTTCACTGCCATTGTCTTGGCGCTGGTCCTCATTATTCTTATTGCCCGTAAAGGGCTGGTCGCCAGCGGCAATGTCGACATTGTCGTCAACAACGAACGCACCTTGTCGGTTCCTGCCGGCGGAAAACTGCTCAATGTCCTGGCCGACAGCAAGATTTTTGTATCTTCGGCCTGCGGTGGCGGTGGCACCTGCGCGCAGTGTAAAGTGCATATTGAATCGGGCGGCGGCGATATCCTCAAAACCGAAGAATCGCACATCACCAAACGCGAAGCGGCCGAAGGTTGCCGGTTGAGCTGTCAGGTTGCCGTCAAACGGGACATGAAAATCGAAGTCCCCACCGAAGTCTTCGGCGTGAAACAATGGCGGTGCAAAGTCCGCAGCAACGAAAACGTGGCCACCTTCATCAAGGAATTGGTCCTGGAACTTCCCGAAGGCGAGGACGTGGGCTTTCGCGCCGGTGGCTATATCCAAATCGAATGCCCGCCGCACCATCTGAAATACAGCGAATTCGACGTCGAAGAGGAATATCGTCCGGACTGGGACAAATTCAACCTGTGGCGATTTGAGTCGTCTGTCGACGAGACTGTCACACGGGCCTACTCCATGGCCAACTATCCCGAAGAAAAAGGGATCATCATGCTCAACGTGCGGGTTGCCAGCCCGCCGCCCCGCGCTCCGGAAGGGACGCCGCCGGGGAAAATGTCCTCCTACATCTTCAACCTGAAACCGGGTGATGAAGTCACCATCTCGGGTCCCTTCGGCGAGTTTTTTGCCAAGGAGACCGACGCCGAAATGGTCTTCATTGGTGGGGGAGCTGGTATGGCTCCTATGCGGTCGCATCTGTTTGACCTGTTCAAACGTGTGCATACCAAACGCAAAGTCAGCTTCTGGTACGGTGCCCGCAGTTTGCGGGAAATGTTCTACGTCGAAGATTTCGACATGCTGGCGCGCGAGAACGACAACTTCGAGTGGCACGCCGCCCTCTCCGAGCCGTTGCCGGAAGACAATTGGACCGGCTACACCGGCTTCATTCATCAAGTGCTCTACGAAAACTACCTCAAAGATCATCCCGCTCCGGAAGATTGCGAATACTACATCTGCGGTCCCCCCATGATGAACGCAGCGATCTTTAAGTTATTGGACGACCTGGGCGTCGAAAAAGAAAACATCCTGTACGACGACTTCGGGGGTTGA
- the lhgO gene encoding L-2-hydroxyglutarate oxidase: protein MQQTDVAIIGGGIVGLATAHRLGEQFPDLKITVLEKEPAVAEHQTGHNSGVLHTGIYYKPGSLKATNCRAGKLAMQSFCETQGIDYDICGKVIVALDESELPALERIYERGQANGVNCEIIGRERLHELEPHAAGVQAIHVPEAGIVNYRQVCRRLAEIIVERGGCVQTDARVTSITPGGQRVVVASTAGEWEAQYLVNCAGLQCDRVAKLGGQKPSAQIVPFRGEYYELKPEAHHLCKTLIYPVPDPSFPFLGVHFTRMIEGGVECGPNAVLAFAREGYRKTNVNPYDLLESLTYPGFVKLALKYWRVGAGEMWRSCSKAAFVKALQRLVPDIRSEHLVTAPAGVRAQAVSRDGSMVDDFLIDETERVINIGNAPSPAATASLNIGAMITEKLAARF from the coding sequence ATGCAACAAACCGACGTCGCAATTATCGGAGGGGGGATCGTCGGGTTGGCGACCGCTCATCGTCTGGGTGAGCAATTCCCCGACCTGAAGATCACGGTGTTGGAAAAAGAACCCGCCGTCGCCGAACATCAAACGGGGCACAACTCCGGGGTGTTGCATACCGGTATCTACTACAAACCGGGTTCACTTAAGGCGACCAACTGCCGTGCCGGGAAACTGGCCATGCAGTCATTCTGTGAGACCCAGGGAATCGACTACGACATCTGCGGCAAGGTGATCGTGGCGCTCGATGAGTCGGAGTTGCCGGCGCTGGAGCGGATTTACGAACGCGGCCAAGCTAACGGCGTCAATTGCGAAATCATCGGCCGCGAGCGGTTACATGAACTCGAGCCACACGCTGCTGGCGTCCAAGCGATTCATGTTCCCGAAGCGGGCATTGTCAATTATCGCCAAGTTTGCCGACGGTTGGCAGAGATTATCGTCGAGCGGGGCGGATGCGTGCAGACCGATGCACGGGTCACGTCGATCACTCCGGGCGGCCAACGGGTGGTGGTCGCCAGCACAGCCGGGGAATGGGAGGCGCAGTATCTCGTCAATTGTGCAGGCCTGCAGTGTGACCGTGTCGCTAAGTTGGGAGGTCAAAAACCGTCGGCGCAAATCGTGCCGTTTCGTGGCGAGTATTATGAACTCAAGCCCGAGGCGCATCACTTGTGCAAGACGTTGATCTACCCAGTCCCCGACCCCAGCTTTCCATTTTTGGGTGTGCATTTTACGCGGATGATCGAAGGGGGAGTCGAGTGCGGCCCCAACGCCGTGTTGGCCTTTGCTCGCGAGGGGTATCGTAAAACGAACGTCAACCCGTATGATCTGCTGGAGTCGCTGACGTATCCGGGTTTCGTAAAATTGGCGCTGAAGTATTGGCGGGTCGGTGCGGGAGAAATGTGGCGGTCGTGCAGCAAAGCCGCATTTGTCAAAGCCCTGCAGCGGCTTGTGCCGGACATTCGCAGCGAGCATCTGGTAACCGCCCCCGCCGGCGTCCGCGCGCAAGCCGTGTCCCGCGACGGCAGTATGGTGGATGATTTTCTGATCGATGAAACCGAGCGGGTCATCAACATCGGCAACGCCCCCTCGCCGGCGGCAACAGCGTCGCTGAATATTGGAGCGATGATTACGGAGAAACTGGCAGCGCGGTTTTGA
- a CDS encoding ABC transporter ATP-binding protein: MIEVHRLFKEFLLPGGEPLTAVNGISFSVAAGEVYGLLGPNGAGKTTTIRMLLGLLQSTSGWAAIGGFRSRDAPDEVKRRVGLVAANAGVYQWLTVREMLLFFADVYGVPVPEAKQELVRLSELLGFQGFLDQRCSTLSTGQKQRVNLARALIHRPPVLLLDEPTLGLDVFGSQVVVEFIEHLRDEGKAVILCTHRLHEAERVCDRFGLMHHGNIVSEGTLQELRERTGCESLVDMFLKLSGSGPALAASFGGGPA; this comes from the coding sequence ATGATTGAAGTCCACAGATTGTTCAAAGAGTTTTTACTCCCGGGTGGTGAGCCACTCACGGCGGTCAATGGGATTTCTTTTTCCGTGGCGGCTGGTGAAGTGTATGGCCTGCTGGGGCCGAATGGGGCGGGAAAAACTACGACGATCCGCATGCTGTTGGGGTTATTACAATCGACGTCTGGCTGGGCGGCGATTGGCGGATTTCGTTCCCGCGACGCGCCCGACGAGGTGAAGCGCCGCGTCGGTTTGGTGGCGGCCAATGCTGGGGTTTACCAATGGCTGACCGTCCGAGAAATGCTACTGTTTTTCGCCGATGTTTATGGCGTCCCCGTCCCCGAAGCGAAGCAGGAACTGGTCCGGCTCAGTGAACTGCTCGGGTTCCAAGGGTTCCTCGACCAACGTTGCTCCACGTTGAGTACCGGGCAAAAACAGCGCGTGAATCTCGCACGGGCTTTGATCCATCGTCCGCCTGTTTTGTTGTTGGATGAACCAACGTTGGGACTGGACGTCTTCGGCAGCCAGGTCGTCGTCGAATTTATTGAGCACCTCCGCGACGAAGGCAAAGCGGTGATTCTCTGTACACACCGGTTGCACGAAGCCGAGCGGGTGTGCGACCGCTTTGGATTGATGCATCACGGCAATATTGTGAGCGAAGGCACACTGCAGGAATTGCGGGAACGAACCGGCTGTGAATCGTTGGTAGACATGTTTCTCAAATTGTCGGGCAGCGGCCCCGCGTTGGCAGCCTCGTTCGGAGGAGGCCCCGCATGA
- a CDS encoding ABC transporter permease subunit/CPBP intramembrane protease, translating to MTPTPEHEQPLYAPSTGVLNRWRRLGRLAAKELREILRDRRTIITLVLMPVLVYPLLSIAFQQFFLARAGDFQQPVYIIGVKSDQQYAEMTNFFARYAPSEDLKADESTAPQPDKPKIKYFQAPDLRAAIQNGQVDLGLDFEIESPGGIGPEHALTARCELIYDSTSANGYEAAQIIRKAVDIANKEFLQQRLEQLGVDQRAVPVQTKIEELETDAATAAVSLTSVIPLILILMTITGAVYPAIDLTAGERERGTLEILIAAPIPRMGLLIAKYIAVMTVAMLTASVNLAMMAVTISVSGLGEKLLGGNGLSPQMMIQVFCLLVLFAMFFSAVLLALTSFARSFKEAQAYLIPLMLLSLAPGVMSLMPGLELTGTLAVLPLINIVLLGRDLMQSNVELSSLVAVVVSTSIYSLVAIAIAGKIFGAEGVLYSTQGSWSDFLRRPDEPTGTPSLTNAMFCLACLFPAYFIISSLTARAEDLPVATRVLLSAGATGFLFGLFPLAAAYLGRVRLIAGFSLWRPQLVTIVGGILLGLSLWPFAHEFTLMTNTFQLDDRFQETAKRIIEQVQAIPPVLLVLAYAVIPATFEEFCFRGYLYNAIRPRTTAVQTILATAIIFGLFHFVTQGALSMERLANSTMLGIILGWMRYKTDSIWPGIVMHTCHNGFLLIMAHYARQLEARFPQFQDRQHLPASWLIGAGVVAIIGFALVQLFASPPPRESETVALETS from the coding sequence ATGACCCCGACACCGGAACACGAACAACCCTTGTACGCGCCTTCGACCGGCGTACTCAATCGTTGGCGACGCTTGGGTCGCTTGGCAGCCAAGGAACTGCGGGAAATTCTCCGCGACCGGCGTACGATCATCACGCTGGTACTGATGCCGGTACTGGTCTATCCACTCTTGAGCATCGCGTTTCAGCAATTCTTTTTAGCCCGCGCCGGCGATTTCCAACAGCCCGTCTATATCATCGGCGTTAAAAGTGACCAGCAATACGCTGAGATGACGAATTTCTTCGCGCGGTATGCGCCGTCGGAGGACTTAAAAGCTGATGAATCGACGGCGCCGCAACCCGACAAACCCAAAATCAAATACTTCCAGGCGCCCGATTTGCGTGCGGCTATCCAAAATGGGCAAGTTGACCTCGGTCTGGATTTCGAAATCGAATCTCCCGGCGGCATCGGTCCCGAACATGCTCTCACGGCGCGTTGTGAGTTGATCTACGACAGCACTTCGGCCAACGGTTATGAGGCGGCGCAGATCATTCGCAAGGCGGTCGACATCGCAAACAAGGAGTTTCTCCAGCAGCGGTTGGAACAGTTGGGCGTCGACCAACGCGCGGTGCCTGTCCAAACGAAAATCGAGGAATTGGAAACCGACGCCGCTACAGCCGCCGTCTCCTTGACCAGCGTGATTCCGTTGATTTTGATTCTGATGACGATCACCGGCGCCGTCTATCCAGCAATCGACCTGACCGCCGGCGAACGCGAACGGGGTACCTTGGAGATTTTGATCGCAGCTCCCATTCCGCGGATGGGTCTACTAATTGCCAAGTACATTGCCGTGATGACGGTCGCTATGTTAACAGCCTCGGTCAATTTGGCGATGATGGCCGTCACGATCAGTGTGAGCGGACTGGGAGAGAAATTGTTGGGTGGCAACGGATTGTCGCCGCAGATGATGATTCAGGTGTTTTGCCTGTTGGTGCTGTTTGCCATGTTCTTTTCGGCGGTATTGTTGGCGCTGACCAGCTTCGCCCGCAGCTTTAAGGAAGCGCAAGCGTATTTGATTCCGCTGATGCTGTTGTCCCTGGCACCGGGTGTCATGAGCCTGATGCCTGGGTTGGAACTGACCGGCACCTTGGCTGTGTTGCCGTTGATCAACATCGTCTTGTTGGGCCGCGACTTAATGCAATCCAACGTGGAATTGTCCAGCTTGGTGGCGGTCGTGGTCTCGACCAGCATCTATTCGTTGGTGGCCATTGCAATTGCCGGGAAAATTTTCGGTGCCGAGGGGGTGCTCTACAGCACGCAGGGGAGTTGGTCTGATTTCCTCAGGCGTCCCGACGAACCAACCGGCACACCTTCGCTCACCAACGCCATGTTCTGCTTGGCGTGCCTGTTTCCGGCCTACTTCATCATTAGCAGTTTGACGGCTCGGGCAGAGGATTTACCGGTGGCGACTCGTGTGTTGCTGTCGGCAGGAGCGACTGGATTTTTATTCGGCCTGTTTCCACTGGCGGCGGCTTATTTGGGGCGAGTGCGGCTGATAGCTGGGTTTTCTCTGTGGCGTCCCCAACTGGTCACTATTGTGGGTGGCATATTGCTCGGACTTTCGCTGTGGCCGTTCGCGCATGAATTCACATTGATGACCAACACGTTTCAATTGGATGATCGCTTCCAGGAAACGGCAAAGCGGATCATCGAACAGGTGCAAGCGATACCCCCCGTGCTGTTGGTCTTAGCCTATGCCGTGATTCCGGCGACGTTCGAGGAATTCTGTTTCCGCGGCTATCTGTATAACGCAATCCGCCCACGCACGACGGCGGTGCAGACGATTTTGGCGACGGCAATCATCTTCGGACTGTTTCATTTTGTAACGCAAGGCGCGCTGTCGATGGAGCGACTGGCGAATAGCACGATGCTGGGGATCATCCTGGGTTGGATGCGATACAAAACTGACAGCATTTGGCCCGGCATCGTGATGCACACCTGTCACAACGGTTTTCTGTTGATCATGGCGCACTATGCCCGCCAGCTGGAGGCTCGTTTTCCGCAATTCCAGGACCGGCAACACCTGCCTGCCTCGTGGTTGATCGGCGCGGGTGTCGTGGCAATTATTGGATTCGCACTCGTGCAGTTGTTTGCCTCACCCCCGCCGCGCGAATCTGAGACAGTTGCCCTCGAAACGTCATGA
- a CDS encoding FAD:protein FMN transferase, producing MANQHFPEQRLVSWLLSWAAIIAIGGCGAPTVESLSLNGETMGTTYSLTIADPPPELDAAALQTSVDAALETVNNQMSTWRPDSELSRFNAAQTTEWVPVSPELAKVVAAAQQISEQTGGAFDVTVGPLVQLWGFDSNGRPEKVPTQEQIDAARARCGYTQLEVRSSPPALRKTRADVSVNLSAIAKGYGVDRMAQLMRDAGVERFLVEIGGEVRTRGKNASGRDWNIAIEAPQAGLLHEVYRVVAPGERGMATSGDYRNFYQQDGKVYSHTINPQTGRPIESTLASATVLADDCMTADAWATAVMVLGPERGMELAGQHNLPAMLIVREENDQFRQVANAKIEALFRDPAAAPAETSRMTLFLVALTAFGLALIGMSIGVMISGRRIKGSCGGLNNAMDEGGRSICDVCTTPPEECDRVRAAVAEGADQHGGTE from the coding sequence GTGGCTAACCAACATTTCCCCGAGCAGCGTCTTGTCAGCTGGTTACTCAGTTGGGCGGCGATTATTGCAATCGGGGGATGCGGGGCACCGACCGTCGAGTCGCTCTCGCTGAACGGTGAGACGATGGGGACGACATACTCCCTCACCATCGCCGACCCGCCGCCGGAATTAGACGCTGCCGCTCTGCAGACCTCCGTCGATGCCGCGTTGGAGACCGTGAACAATCAAATGTCGACGTGGCGGCCCGACTCGGAGTTGTCTCGATTCAACGCTGCTCAGACGACCGAATGGGTTCCGGTATCCCCGGAATTGGCCAAAGTTGTTGCCGCAGCGCAGCAGATCAGCGAACAGACCGGCGGCGCGTTTGATGTAACCGTCGGGCCGTTGGTGCAGTTGTGGGGTTTTGACAGCAACGGTCGGCCGGAGAAGGTTCCCACCCAGGAACAAATCGACGCGGCCCGCGCTCGGTGCGGTTATACCCAATTAGAAGTCCGCAGCAGCCCACCGGCTTTGCGCAAAACAAGAGCCGACGTTTCGGTGAACCTCTCCGCCATCGCCAAGGGATACGGCGTGGACCGCATGGCCCAGTTGATGCGTGACGCGGGAGTCGAGCGGTTTCTCGTCGAAATTGGCGGGGAAGTCCGCACACGCGGGAAAAATGCAAGTGGCCGCGATTGGAACATTGCCATCGAAGCCCCGCAAGCAGGACTGTTGCACGAAGTCTATCGCGTGGTCGCTCCCGGCGAGCGCGGAATGGCGACATCGGGGGACTATCGCAATTTCTACCAGCAAGACGGCAAGGTCTATTCACACACGATCAACCCCCAAACCGGCCGGCCGATTGAATCGACACTAGCTTCGGCCACGGTCTTGGCCGACGACTGTATGACGGCCGATGCCTGGGCGACCGCTGTGATGGTTTTAGGACCTGAGCGGGGCATGGAATTGGCAGGCCAACACAATTTGCCGGCGATGCTGATTGTCCGCGAAGAGAACGATCAATTCCGTCAGGTTGCAAACGCAAAGATCGAGGCTTTGTTTCGAGACCCTGCGGCGGCTCCGGCGGAAACATCACGGATGACCTTGTTTTTGGTTGCGCTGACCGCCTTCGGTTTGGCACTGATCGGCATGTCGATTGGCGTGATGATAAGCGGTCGCCGAATCAAAGGTTCCTGCGGTGGGCTGAACAACGCAATGGATGAAGGCGGCCGTTCGATCTGTGACGTCTGTACCACACCGCCGGAAGAATGCGACCGTGTCCGCGCTGCCGTGGCGGAAGGGGCAGATCAGCACGGAGGCACGGAGTGA
- a CDS encoding DSD1 family PLP-dependent enzyme: MSQHIFGADKFSLDTPVLCIDLDVMESNIEKMARYCREHGVDWRPHSKCHKTPAIAMRQIEAGAIGTTCPKTSEAEVMAQGGVRDILIANMVVGERKLERIAAMRRWADPIVACDHYAQVEPLAAVCRRRGVTVRVLIEVNIGLDRVGIRPGSDTLALAQAIDKLEGVELAGIMGYEGHLLTISDLSEKEEKIRTAMKVLVGCAESIRAAGIACDIVSAGGTGSFHITAQCPGITELQAGGGIFMDPFYRNTCQVKDLEYALTVLATVVSRPQLDRAVLDCGRKTMNPDVHMPVLAGDHDAEVVRLSAEHCELKLGTKSQGLQIGDKVELVVGYGDFTTVLHDEFFGFRKNQLETVWPILGRGKLQ, translated from the coding sequence GTGTCCCAACATATTTTCGGTGCTGACAAATTCTCTCTCGACACCCCGGTGCTCTGTATCGACTTGGATGTGATGGAGTCCAACATCGAGAAGATGGCCCGCTATTGCCGCGAGCATGGCGTGGATTGGCGACCGCATTCGAAATGCCATAAAACGCCGGCGATTGCCATGCGTCAAATCGAAGCAGGCGCAATCGGCACGACCTGCCCGAAAACGTCCGAAGCTGAGGTCATGGCCCAGGGGGGCGTGCGGGATATTTTGATTGCCAATATGGTGGTTGGCGAACGCAAACTCGAACGGATCGCCGCCATGCGTCGCTGGGCCGATCCGATTGTCGCTTGCGATCATTATGCGCAAGTCGAACCGTTGGCTGCGGTCTGTCGGCGGCGAGGAGTCACGGTCCGCGTGCTGATTGAGGTCAATATCGGTCTGGATCGCGTCGGGATTCGCCCAGGCAGCGATACGCTGGCATTAGCGCAAGCAATCGACAAGCTCGAAGGAGTCGAACTGGCCGGAATTATGGGCTACGAAGGACATCTGCTCACGATTTCAGACTTGTCTGAGAAGGAAGAAAAAATTCGCACGGCGATGAAAGTGCTGGTCGGTTGCGCCGAATCGATTCGCGCCGCCGGGATCGCCTGTGACATCGTCAGCGCGGGCGGCACCGGGTCGTTTCACATCACCGCGCAGTGTCCGGGCATCACGGAACTGCAAGCGGGAGGCGGGATCTTTATGGATCCGTTTTACCGCAATACCTGCCAGGTGAAGGACCTGGAGTATGCGTTGACGGTGTTAGCCACAGTGGTCAGCCGTCCACAATTGGATCGCGCCGTCTTAGACTGCGGCCGCAAGACGATGAACCCCGACGTTCACATGCCGGTGCTCGCCGGAGATCATGATGCGGAGGTCGTGCGGCTCAGCGCCGAGCATTGTGAATTGAAACTCGGTACCAAGTCACAGGGGCTACAAATTGGCGATAAAGTCGAATTGGTCGTGGGTTACGGCGATTTCACAACCGTCCTGCACGACGAATTCTTCGGTTTCCGCAAGAATCAACTGGAGACCGTTTGGCCGATTTTGGGGCGTGGCAAACTGCAATAA